The following are from one region of the Salvia hispanica cultivar TCC Black 2014 chromosome 1, UniMelb_Shisp_WGS_1.0, whole genome shotgun sequence genome:
- the LOC125200696 gene encoding uncharacterized protein LOC125200696 isoform X2 produces the protein MKPIYPRPILTLSILTASTLKPAKIPHVAAFSTSPGHHHQRRQEEESRAVRVSVWWDFENCHVPVNGNAFRVAQSITNAIRANGIKGPIEITAFGDVMQISRTNQEALSATGINLTHVPSGGKNSADRSLLVDLMYWVTKNPPPAHLLLISGDRDFAGILHRLRMSNYNILLASPDSAPSVLCSAATIMWHWSSLLKGEDLSGKLFNQPPDGPYNSWYGHYKAPLVDPFAVTELSTCSSAVESSLLASEPKLLPTSEPKLRPIPKSVLNYISRVLNSNPEGISITHLRAELAKSNVDRDLYGYRKFSRFLSAMPHILELHRGDDGNIVVQRVSTKISDELVLAASEESGTSNGEVEVCTDTKSNNKKNSCDDIVHKSTAGEVPGPKVIAELTNSHEAPKMEKQNDSSVSLKTHNVKMEARAANVQDLNKENNKKAFLPKRNIQEILADRKVKLKTQPSTNEATLATPTVEVKDLSENNENGMVVPDDRSSAAEYGFFRGMWMKLFGNRDAKHDEALSEKDTDTQKTVMLCQSSEALRPALFSPSSHEALIDGKVALSGGAASDTSLQDLSLSWFKFRRSPKVDDNIEVNGEIADHPKVNINQLGENKVENDGEAAHVEVKSKQLELFARESFWKELESFIGTSQGSNIFSKSRTRESLAQNLQKQGPMDLRSVSISDLLHLIDLLISDKKWLEERADARYPFRVTHPAGKPVQNNLPSSNGLSHIFSDRQSHVQESKEKKYQNLSHTGVPQHIPRASSSKLKTEVLTDCKKLVDEIVKEHPEGFNIGGFRKLFFEKYGYALDLQKLGHEKFATLFKIMPGAVVVSNLILPRTALKNLNLQNAGQVGPVDDSHGDSLITSKQDEESDSWDELGPPDTSGSEKDEMDAQLTERSRKGTDQRLTFYEPLREDDFSDSDDEMSYTRSEDESKSKMSSESALLDILDSWHGQKQGNTKRDGSTSKNSGIDSVESGSNLSTNGSEVSKPTRSLNKSSDKSVDSKVMS, from the exons ATGAAGCCGATTTATCCGAGGCCGATTCTCACCCTCTCCATTCTCACCGCCTCCACCCTTAAACCGGCCAAAATCCCCCATGTTGCGGCGTTCTCCACCTCGCCGGGACACCACCACCAGCGGCGGCAGGAGGAAGAGAGCCGCGCCGTACGGGTGTCGGTCTGGTGGGACTTCGAGAACTGCCATGTTCCAGTGAACGGAAACGCCTTCAGGGTGGCGCAGAGCATCACTAATGCGATTAGGGCTAATGGGATTAAGGGCCCCATTGAGATCACTGCTTTTGGAGATGTAATGCAGATTTCGAGGACGAATCAGGAAGCTCTCTCAGCTACTGGCATCAATCTCACACATGTTCCTTCCG GTGGCAAGAACAGTGCAGATAGATCTCTTCTCGTGGATCTTATGTACTGGGTTACCAAGAATCCTCCACCCGCGCACCTTCTGTTGATATCTGGGGACAGAGACTTTGCAGGCATTTTACATCGGCTTAGGATGAGCAATTACAATATCTTACTGGCTAGTCCCGATAGTGCCCCTAGTGTGCTATGCAGTGCTGCAACTATTATGTGGCATTGGAGTTCTTTGCTCAAGGGAGAGGACCTATCAGGGAAGCTCTTCAACCAGCCTCCCGATGGCCCGTATAATTCTTGGTATGGTCATTACAAGGCTCCTCTTGTGGACCCGTTTGCAGTTACAGAACTGTCCACATGCTCGAGTGCCGTTGAATCATCTCTATTGGCTTCTGAGCCGAAGCTTCTTCCGACTTCAGAGCCCAAGCTTCGACCAATTCCAAAATCAGTGCTGAATTATATATCTCGGGTTCTTAACTCGAATCCTGAAGGAATCAGTATCACCCATCTTCGTGCTGAATTAGCTAAGAGTAATGTGGACAGAGACCTTTACGGATATAGAAAGTTCTCTCGTTTTCTTTCAGCGATGCCTCATATTTTGGAGCTTCACAGAGGAGATGATGGGAACATTGTGGTCCAACGtgtcagcaccaaaatttctGATGAATTAGTTTTAGCTGCATCTGAGGAATCAGGGACAAGCAATGGAGAGGTTGAAGTTTGCACTGATACTAAAAGTAATAACAAGAAAAACTCGTGTGACGACATAGTACATAAGTCAACAGCTGGTGAAGTTCCAGGTCCTAAAGTGATAGCAGAGTTAACAAATTCGCATGAAGCCCCAAAGATGGAAAAGCAAAATGACTCTTCTGTATCACTAAAGACGCATAATGTTAAAATGGAAGCTCGTGCAGCAAATGTGCAAGATCTGAATAaggaaaacaataaaaaagcaTTCCTTCCTAAGAGAAACATACAAGAGATACTAGCAGATAGGAAGGTTAAACTGAAGACTCAACCATCTACCAATGAGGCTACTCTAGCTACCCCAACGGTTGAGGTCAAGGACTTGTCTGAAAACAATGAGAATGGCATGGTTGTTCCTGATGATCGTAGTTCTGCTGCTGAATATGGATTCTTCAGAGGGATGTGGATGAAGTTGTTTGGCAATAGAGATGCGAAGCATGACGAAGCATTGAGTGAGAAGGATACTGATACACAGAAAACTGTGATGCTATGTCAATCATCAGAAGCATTACGTCCAGCCTTGTTTTCTCCTTCGAGCCATGAAGCTCTGATTGATGGAAAAGTTGCTCTGAGTGGTGGTGCCGCCTCTGACACATCCCTTCAAGATTTAAGCTTGAGTTGGTTTAAATTTAGGAGGTCCCCAAAGGTTGATGATAATATAGAAGTAAATGGAGAGATAGCTGATCATCCTAAGGTAAACATTAATCAGCTTggtgaaaataaagtagaaaatgatgGTGAAGCAGCTCATGTTGAAGTGAAGTCTAAGCAGCTTGAACTTTTTGCCAGAGAGTCATTTTGGAAGGAATTGGAGTCATTCATTGGTACATCCCAAGGTTCAAACATATTTTCCAAGTCAAGGACCAG GGAGAGTTTGGcacaaaatttacaaaaacaGGGACCTATGGATCTGAGATCAGTTTCCATAAGCGATCTTCTGCACCTAATTGACTTGTTGATCTCGGACAAGAAGTGGTTGGAGGAACGTGCCGATGCTAGATATCCTTTCAGAGTTACTCATCCAGCAGGAAAACCTGTACAAAACAACCTTCCTTCAAGTAATGGGTTGAGTCATATCTTCTCAGACAGACAGTCACATGTACAAGAATCCAAAGAGAAGAAGTATCAAAATCTTTCTCATACTGGAGTTCCACAACATATACCTAGAGCCTCGTCAAGCAAATTAAAGACTGAGGTATTGACCGATTGCAAGAAGCTTGTCGATGAGATAGTAAAGGAACATCCAGAAGGGTTCAACATTGGTGGCTTTAGGAAACTATTCTTCGAAAAATATGGTTATGCTCTTGACCTCCAGAAGCTTGGTCATGAAAAGTTTGCGACTCTTTTTAAGATCATGCCTGGGGCAGTGGTGGTGTCCAATTTGATCTTACCACGTACTGCTCTCAAGAATCTTAACCTTCAAAATGCTGGTCAGGTTGGCCCTGTGGATGATTCGCATGGTGATTCCTTGATTACATCAAAACAAGACGAAGAAAGTGACTCTTGGGATGAACTGGGTCCTCCTGATACTTCAGGCTCCGAAAAAGATGAAATGGATGCACAACTGACTGAGAGAAGTCGAAAGGGAACAGATCAGAGGCTTACATTCTATGAGCCTTTGAGAGAGGATGACTTCTCCGATTCAGACGACGAGATGTCCTACACTAGGTCAGAAGACGAAAGCAAGTCTAAAATGTCATCAGAAAGTGCTCTGCTCGACATTCTAGATTCGTGGCACGGCCAGAAACAAGGCAATACCAAGAGGGACGGATCAACGAGCAAGAACAGCGGTATAGACTCTGTGGAAAGTGGTTCAAATCTTTCTACAAATGGATCAGAGGTTTCTAAACCCACTC GTAGCTTGAACAAATCCAGCGACAAGTCTGTTGATTCCAAGGTCATGAGCTGA
- the LOC125200696 gene encoding uncharacterized protein LOC125200696 isoform X1 — translation MKPIYPRPILTLSILTASTLKPAKIPHVAAFSTSPGHHHQRRQEEESRAVRVSVWWDFENCHVPVNGNAFRVAQSITNAIRANGIKGPIEITAFGDVMQISRTNQEALSATGINLTHVPSGGKNSADRSLLVDLMYWVTKNPPPAHLLLISGDRDFAGILHRLRMSNYNILLASPDSAPSVLCSAATIMWHWSSLLKGEDLSGKLFNQPPDGPYNSWYGHYKAPLVDPFAVTELSTCSSAVESSLLASEPKLLPTSEPKLRPIPKSVLNYISRVLNSNPEGISITHLRAELAKSNVDRDLYGYRKFSRFLSAMPHILELHRGDDGNIVVQRVSTKISDELVLAASEESGTSNGEVEVCTDTKSNNKKNSCDDIVHKSTAGEVPGPKVIAELTNSHEAPKMEKQNDSSVSLKTHNVKMEARAANVQDLNKENNKKAFLPKRNIQEILADRKVKLKTQPSTNEATLATPTVEVKDLSENNENGMVVPDDRSSAAEYGFFRGMWMKLFGNRDAKHDEALSEKDTDTQKTVMLCQSSEALRPALFSPSSHEALIDGKVALSGGAASDTSLQDLSLSWFKFRRSPKVDDNIEVNGEIADHPKVNINQLGENKVENDGEAAHVEVKSKQLELFARESFWKELESFIGTSQGSNIFSKSRTRESLAQNLQKQGPMDLRSVSISDLLHLIDLLISDKKWLEERADARYPFRVTHPAGKPVQNNLPSSNGLSHIFSDRQSHVQESKEKKYQNLSHTGVPQHIPRASSSKLKTEVLTDCKKLVDEIVKEHPEGFNIGGFRKLFFEKYGYALDLQKLGHEKFATLFKIMPGAVVVSNLILPRTALKNLNLQNAGQVGPVDDSHGDSLITSKQDEESDSWDELGPPDTSGSEKDEMDAQLTERSRKGTDQRLTFYEPLREDDFSDSDDEMSYTRSEDESKSKMSSESALLDILDSWHGQKQGNTKRDGSTSKNSGIDSVESGSNLSTNGSEVSKPTRKPKSQKSYSFVKEVDSKDKLINGILGSLNKSSDKSVDSKVMS, via the exons ATGAAGCCGATTTATCCGAGGCCGATTCTCACCCTCTCCATTCTCACCGCCTCCACCCTTAAACCGGCCAAAATCCCCCATGTTGCGGCGTTCTCCACCTCGCCGGGACACCACCACCAGCGGCGGCAGGAGGAAGAGAGCCGCGCCGTACGGGTGTCGGTCTGGTGGGACTTCGAGAACTGCCATGTTCCAGTGAACGGAAACGCCTTCAGGGTGGCGCAGAGCATCACTAATGCGATTAGGGCTAATGGGATTAAGGGCCCCATTGAGATCACTGCTTTTGGAGATGTAATGCAGATTTCGAGGACGAATCAGGAAGCTCTCTCAGCTACTGGCATCAATCTCACACATGTTCCTTCCG GTGGCAAGAACAGTGCAGATAGATCTCTTCTCGTGGATCTTATGTACTGGGTTACCAAGAATCCTCCACCCGCGCACCTTCTGTTGATATCTGGGGACAGAGACTTTGCAGGCATTTTACATCGGCTTAGGATGAGCAATTACAATATCTTACTGGCTAGTCCCGATAGTGCCCCTAGTGTGCTATGCAGTGCTGCAACTATTATGTGGCATTGGAGTTCTTTGCTCAAGGGAGAGGACCTATCAGGGAAGCTCTTCAACCAGCCTCCCGATGGCCCGTATAATTCTTGGTATGGTCATTACAAGGCTCCTCTTGTGGACCCGTTTGCAGTTACAGAACTGTCCACATGCTCGAGTGCCGTTGAATCATCTCTATTGGCTTCTGAGCCGAAGCTTCTTCCGACTTCAGAGCCCAAGCTTCGACCAATTCCAAAATCAGTGCTGAATTATATATCTCGGGTTCTTAACTCGAATCCTGAAGGAATCAGTATCACCCATCTTCGTGCTGAATTAGCTAAGAGTAATGTGGACAGAGACCTTTACGGATATAGAAAGTTCTCTCGTTTTCTTTCAGCGATGCCTCATATTTTGGAGCTTCACAGAGGAGATGATGGGAACATTGTGGTCCAACGtgtcagcaccaaaatttctGATGAATTAGTTTTAGCTGCATCTGAGGAATCAGGGACAAGCAATGGAGAGGTTGAAGTTTGCACTGATACTAAAAGTAATAACAAGAAAAACTCGTGTGACGACATAGTACATAAGTCAACAGCTGGTGAAGTTCCAGGTCCTAAAGTGATAGCAGAGTTAACAAATTCGCATGAAGCCCCAAAGATGGAAAAGCAAAATGACTCTTCTGTATCACTAAAGACGCATAATGTTAAAATGGAAGCTCGTGCAGCAAATGTGCAAGATCTGAATAaggaaaacaataaaaaagcaTTCCTTCCTAAGAGAAACATACAAGAGATACTAGCAGATAGGAAGGTTAAACTGAAGACTCAACCATCTACCAATGAGGCTACTCTAGCTACCCCAACGGTTGAGGTCAAGGACTTGTCTGAAAACAATGAGAATGGCATGGTTGTTCCTGATGATCGTAGTTCTGCTGCTGAATATGGATTCTTCAGAGGGATGTGGATGAAGTTGTTTGGCAATAGAGATGCGAAGCATGACGAAGCATTGAGTGAGAAGGATACTGATACACAGAAAACTGTGATGCTATGTCAATCATCAGAAGCATTACGTCCAGCCTTGTTTTCTCCTTCGAGCCATGAAGCTCTGATTGATGGAAAAGTTGCTCTGAGTGGTGGTGCCGCCTCTGACACATCCCTTCAAGATTTAAGCTTGAGTTGGTTTAAATTTAGGAGGTCCCCAAAGGTTGATGATAATATAGAAGTAAATGGAGAGATAGCTGATCATCCTAAGGTAAACATTAATCAGCTTggtgaaaataaagtagaaaatgatgGTGAAGCAGCTCATGTTGAAGTGAAGTCTAAGCAGCTTGAACTTTTTGCCAGAGAGTCATTTTGGAAGGAATTGGAGTCATTCATTGGTACATCCCAAGGTTCAAACATATTTTCCAAGTCAAGGACCAG GGAGAGTTTGGcacaaaatttacaaaaacaGGGACCTATGGATCTGAGATCAGTTTCCATAAGCGATCTTCTGCACCTAATTGACTTGTTGATCTCGGACAAGAAGTGGTTGGAGGAACGTGCCGATGCTAGATATCCTTTCAGAGTTACTCATCCAGCAGGAAAACCTGTACAAAACAACCTTCCTTCAAGTAATGGGTTGAGTCATATCTTCTCAGACAGACAGTCACATGTACAAGAATCCAAAGAGAAGAAGTATCAAAATCTTTCTCATACTGGAGTTCCACAACATATACCTAGAGCCTCGTCAAGCAAATTAAAGACTGAGGTATTGACCGATTGCAAGAAGCTTGTCGATGAGATAGTAAAGGAACATCCAGAAGGGTTCAACATTGGTGGCTTTAGGAAACTATTCTTCGAAAAATATGGTTATGCTCTTGACCTCCAGAAGCTTGGTCATGAAAAGTTTGCGACTCTTTTTAAGATCATGCCTGGGGCAGTGGTGGTGTCCAATTTGATCTTACCACGTACTGCTCTCAAGAATCTTAACCTTCAAAATGCTGGTCAGGTTGGCCCTGTGGATGATTCGCATGGTGATTCCTTGATTACATCAAAACAAGACGAAGAAAGTGACTCTTGGGATGAACTGGGTCCTCCTGATACTTCAGGCTCCGAAAAAGATGAAATGGATGCACAACTGACTGAGAGAAGTCGAAAGGGAACAGATCAGAGGCTTACATTCTATGAGCCTTTGAGAGAGGATGACTTCTCCGATTCAGACGACGAGATGTCCTACACTAGGTCAGAAGACGAAAGCAAGTCTAAAATGTCATCAGAAAGTGCTCTGCTCGACATTCTAGATTCGTGGCACGGCCAGAAACAAGGCAATACCAAGAGGGACGGATCAACGAGCAAGAACAGCGGTATAGACTCTGTGGAAAGTGGTTCAAATCTTTCTACAAATGGATCAGAGGTTTCTAAACCCACTCGTAAGCCCAAATCTCAAAAGAGCTATTCATTTGTTAAAGAAGTTGATAGCAAAGACAAGCTGATTAATGGTATATTAGGTAGCTTGAACAAATCCAGCGACAAGTCTGTTGATTCCAAGGTCATGAGCTGA
- the LOC125186835 gene encoding egg cell-secreted protein 1.2-like, protein MALKLAFFLISLTLIISHLESREFPQLEESTGLDCWTALSKIRSCSNEIVAYFATGAIDITPPCCEAIALITHQCWPTVLGMLGYGQDQADVLRGYCDAIDSYTAVPGPAPGPLGPSFAPVN, encoded by the coding sequence atggCCTTGAAGCTTGCCTTTTTCTTGATATCTCTCACTCTCATAATCTCTCACTTGGAGTCAAGGGAATTTCCCCAGCTCGAAGAGTCCACCGGCCTCGACTGCTGGACCGCGCTCTCCAAGATCCGGTCGTGCTCCAACGAGATCGTGGCGTACTTTGCGACTGGAGCCATTGATATAACTCCACCATGCTGTGAAGCCATAGCCCTCATCACTCATCAATGCTGGCCCACGGTGTTGGGCATGCTAGGGTACGGCCAGGACCAGGCCGATGTCTTGAGGGGCTATTGTGATGCCATTGACTCGTACACAGCTGTGCCCGGCCCTGCTCCGGGCCCATTAGGTCCGTCTTTTGCACCAGTGAACTAG